The genomic segment CCAAAACGCAGAAAAGACAAAGACAATCCCTATACACTTTCCAAACGACAGGACAAGCATTATCTTTCCTTTCGGGACGGACAAGGTGTGTTACGGGAATTGCTGATAAACAAAGAATTATTTGAACTTCTGGATTGCTTTGAACTGGACGATCTTTCATTTCTTAATGAAATGGATCGGCATTACGAGCATTCAGAACTTACCGAGGCTACTTTATATGACCGGGCGTTTGTTCTCCCGGAATCGGTTGAGGATGCGGTTCTTCGCAATATGCGGTATGAGGCGTTGCACAACGCTATAAACAAACTGCCCGAAACACAACGGCGCAGGCTCATACTGTATTATTTCAATGGACTTACATACTCCCAAATTGCAGAAATGGAGGGATGCAAATATCAGACGGTGCAGGATTCGATTTATGCCGCTCTGAATAATTTGAAAAAAATTTTGAAATAGTCCCTGTGTTTTAGGATTTAAGTGAGGAAACAGGTGGAGAGGTACGAAAACTCTCTGCCTGTTTTCCGTTTTGTGCGGTGAATGGGTTTGCTCTTTTACAACTGAATACCCATTCATCAAACACATTCCTATTGCTATTGTGATGAGCATAAGCCACATTAGCGGCTGCGCCACGATTTGCGGAAAACAGAAGCAACGAGATTACACCTATTTTGATTATACGGTCTTTGGCTTTCTGATTTCCGGCAAGGAGCGATAAACAGCCGGCTATAAGTATCGGGAGGCTCCCGGTATGGCGATGATAAGCAATAGGGCTAATGATACTCCTGTTCAGTCACAGTCCGAGCGAGCAGCATTTTTCGTGTGTGAGCCGTCGCAGGCAATGAGAGCAGCCGATAGAGAACCTACCGGGGGTGAGATTCCCGTGGAGCTGGTGAGCCGCCAGCCGTTTGATGACTTCCCATAACGATCCGGGGTGTCGAGGACAAATAGGATTATTTGAAAATAAACGGTCAAGCGGCGGAACGGTTCTATAAAGCAGGGATTTATTTATACCTTTCCGACTTATTCCTGTTCTGCTGCTTGACCTCTTACATAGGCGGGATATACCCGTCTAAATTTATTTGGGAGGTCAAAATCATGAACAAAACATATTTACGGGGCGATATTTTCTATGCTGATCTCGGCAAAGGTGTCGGCTCGGAACAAGAGGGCTATCGCCCGGTCGTTATCATTCAGAACAATGTCGGTAATCGTCACAGCCCTACGGTCATTGTGGCCGCCATATCAAGCCGTACAGCCACGAAAAGCAAATTACCCACTCACTATTACATCGGGACGGAATGTGGCCTTGAACAGCCCTCTATCGTTCTTCTGGAACAACTGCGAACCATTGACAAACGCCGATTGAATAATTTTGTCGGCAGACTATCGGCTGGACAGATTACAGAAATGAATCACGCCCTTGCTATCAGCATTGATCTGATAGATAGTATTCCGAAAAAACTCATACTTTGCCTTTGCAACACCTGTGCCGATAAATTCTGCGGTATGGGTGTTTTTGATTTACGCAAGGTTGAATCCCCGCAGGAGAAACACGGCGCTTGTGCCAACTGCAACCGCAGAGATGGCTTCAATTATGAGGTCATTCCAAAAGGCAGATAGGAGGCGCTTATGAAGTCACAGGACGCCTATAAACTCCTTTTTTGCGATTATCCTGATGTCGTTACAGTTGAGCAGATGTGTGAAATGCTCGGCGGCATAAGTACCAAGACAGCATATCGCCTTTTGAAAGCAGGCACGATTAAAAGTTTTGTTGTCGGCCGCCGTTATCGAATCCCAAAGCTCAACATTTTAGAGTATTTGGAATTGATAGAAAAATCTAATGCGTGAAACCTCATTTGCACATTTGGCCTATGAGATTCGGATTGCTATAATGATAGTGTCAATGGCAGATGAATCTACGCTGCAC from the Ruminococcus champanellensis 18P13 = JCM 17042 genome contains:
- a CDS encoding helix-turn-helix domain-containing protein: MKSQDAYKLLFCDYPDVVTVEQMCEMLGGISTKTAYRLLKAGTIKSFVVGRRYRIPKLNILEYLELIEKSNA
- a CDS encoding type II toxin-antitoxin system PemK/MazF family toxin yields the protein MNKTYLRGDIFYADLGKGVGSEQEGYRPVVIIQNNVGNRHSPTVIVAAISSRTATKSKLPTHYYIGTECGLEQPSIVLLEQLRTIDKRRLNNFVGRLSAGQITEMNHALAISIDLIDSIPKKLILCLCNTCADKFCGMGVFDLRKVESPQEKHGACANCNRRDGFNYEVIPKGR
- a CDS encoding RNA polymerase sigma factor; amino-acid sequence: MDEKRPKRRKDKDNPYTLSKRQDKHYLSFRDGQGVLRELLINKELFELLDCFELDDLSFLNEMDRHYEHSELTEATLYDRAFVLPESVEDAVLRNMRYEALHNAINKLPETQRRRLILYYFNGLTYSQIAEMEGCKYQTVQDSIYAALNNLKKILK